The Candidatus Methylomirabilota bacterium genome includes a region encoding these proteins:
- a CDS encoding PHP domain-containing protein produces MEGRDRLGIARALKEMARLLDLAREDTFKARAYARGAAVLEGIDDATFERLVAEDRLTALSGIGVGLAARIIELHRTGRAEALDTLRAQLPPGASELGRLGLPLAKIVAIHQALGVETLAGLRTAAEAGRVRNVKGIGPKTEARILEAIQRLEAPGPAPTGTRALLAQALEAAEPVLAHLRRAPGVTAAEIAGDLRRGLEMVDGIEVVVASTTPAAARAHALALPGVLSVSESGPAAYRAVLDNGLPLEVRVGLPDHHATTLLHATGSSAHLTHLARLAEGRGLHLTRGGLTRSPSGPPLTARDEEDLYGYLGLPFIPPELREDEGEIEAALEGRLPDDLVEEGDIRGLVHCHTVYSDGRHTVAEMAAAADALGMAYLTVTDHSPTASYAGGLSVDRLRAQWDEIARVQESASVRLLRGTECDILADGALDYPDAILEQLDVIIASVHQRHRLGPEEMARRLTRAMRHPCFKIWGHALGRLIPSRPPIDVDVERVLDVAAASRVAIEINGDPHRLDLAPQWLRAARERKLSFVISTDAHAVSELGNLRYGVTMARRGWVRRVEVLNTLDASGFARAVAPAGTR; encoded by the coding sequence ATGGAGGGCCGTGACCGACTCGGCATCGCGCGGGCGCTGAAGGAGATGGCGCGCCTGCTGGACCTCGCCCGCGAGGATACGTTCAAGGCGCGCGCGTACGCGCGTGGCGCCGCGGTGCTCGAAGGCATCGACGACGCGACATTCGAGCGCCTCGTCGCAGAGGACCGGCTCACTGCCTTGTCGGGCATCGGCGTGGGACTCGCCGCTCGTATCATCGAGCTTCACCGCACCGGGCGCGCCGAGGCGCTCGACACGCTGCGAGCTCAGCTCCCGCCCGGTGCGAGCGAGCTGGGCCGGCTCGGTCTGCCGCTCGCGAAGATTGTCGCGATCCACCAGGCGCTCGGCGTGGAGACGCTCGCGGGCCTGCGGACGGCCGCCGAAGCGGGCCGCGTCCGCAACGTTAAGGGCATCGGCCCAAAGACCGAGGCGCGCATCCTCGAGGCGATCCAGCGGCTCGAGGCGCCGGGCCCGGCCCCCACGGGGACGCGCGCGCTGCTCGCCCAGGCGCTCGAAGCAGCCGAGCCGGTCCTGGCGCATCTGCGCCGGGCGCCCGGCGTCACCGCAGCCGAGATCGCGGGCGACCTGCGCCGGGGCCTGGAGATGGTGGACGGCATCGAGGTGGTGGTTGCCTCGACTACGCCGGCGGCGGCGCGCGCGCACGCGCTGGCCCTGCCCGGCGTGCTCTCGGTGAGCGAGAGCGGGCCGGCGGCCTACCGCGCGGTGCTCGACAACGGTCTCCCCCTGGAAGTGCGCGTCGGGCTGCCCGATCACCACGCGACCACGCTGCTCCACGCCACCGGCTCGTCCGCGCACCTCACGCATCTGGCGCGGCTCGCCGAGGGGCGCGGCCTGCACCTCACCCGCGGGGGACTCACCCGGTCCCCGAGCGGTCCCCCGCTCACCGCGCGCGACGAGGAGGACCTCTACGGCTACCTCGGCCTGCCGTTCATCCCGCCCGAGCTGCGCGAGGACGAGGGCGAGATCGAGGCCGCGCTGGAGGGCCGCCTGCCCGACGATCTGGTCGAGGAGGGTGACATCCGCGGCCTGGTGCACTGCCACACCGTATACTCGGACGGCCGCCACACCGTGGCCGAGATGGCGGCGGCGGCGGACGCGCTCGGCATGGCCTATCTCACGGTCACCGATCACTCGCCCACCGCGTCGTACGCCGGTGGCCTGTCCGTGGACCGCTTGCGCGCGCAGTGGGACGAGATCGCGCGGGTGCAGGAGTCGGCCTCGGTGCGCCTGCTGCGCGGGACGGAATGCGACATCCTCGCCGACGGCGCCCTCGACTACCCCGACGCGATCCTCGAGCAGCTCGACGTGATCATCGCGAGCGTCCATCAGCGCCACCGCCTCGGCCCCGAGGAGATGGCGCGCCGGCTCACTCGCGCGATGAGGCATCCCTGCTTCAAGATATGGGGGCACGCGCTCGGACGCCTCATTCCCTCCCGCCCACCCATCGACGTGGACGTGGAGCGGGTGCTGGACGTGGCCGCGGCCTCGCGCGTGGCCATCGAGATCAACGGGGATCCCCATCGCCTCGACCTGGCCCCGCAGTGGCTGCGCGCGGCGCGCGAGCGTAAGCTATCCTTCGTGATCTCGACGGACGCGCATGCCGTGAGCGAGCTGGGGAAT